In Naumovozyma castellii chromosome 1, complete genome, one DNA window encodes the following:
- the STU1 gene encoding Stu1p (ancestral locus Anc_3.321), translated as MSVNEIQNDFQSLFSIFNDDSISIDSKISTLTKFKGHVKKELVNIPLIPSFFDTLLLIPEKYSNLINLITLSHSSLCYLIKRVAVQSPSNFDRITVGRLINHLINNLPNIISKLNNTNGNLEKKFWLLSIKALETIYLVTPLFLEDYLQKLLVDYQNNIKLILLTIDELIKINLKNNKNPIFTLQIFIPFFIKLLNNPQQDPQSHLIAELISDILKKYLNEQSIMDFINQLTKNDIKTIVTQNCMISSSSTSNTTNNQHSSQGINDIDITETSSNQIFDKDYELNIILNDSQSPQSSTISNPNNKLHPHPHNNNYYNSMDQLHSDLNNLLIPFQGIKETEQNWKQRQSNIIEMRSKIFHIDNKIFQDDANLSQLINILRDTNFLDCISKTILSLRTTLSLNSCQLLKDIIILCNDKLSLQMIDQIFIILKNLLSSTKKISSQMSFHCLIIMLIHIESFHNKLFSNCFSLINEKNVFPRICSATLLRIILIKFNIQSSKLENNLIYIEEWLKKGISDAQTIVREPMRVTFWYYYKCYPNNAKDLLNSAFSAQLKKSIELSIPNHLHLDYSKISQNQRNVSSHFNSINGSRRSSINHNNRNKNFPSYAKPTQASKSSSLNTNNNQRNSKIRSTSEFLLREHNNNSSNSNSNNIHNSDLHTSLKDQNGNSNLKRKVSAPPMSLTNNGSVAKKRHLSNPYSAEKDFELHREDPNHLDLTDEVSNNHSNTLIKKYLNEEKEDSNNTNTINMRDDEIIYEKLQNLSTTKNAIEILQNTLLDEKKDILFNFDKILPSLRNAMLKNPFQLKNLLTIARFINVFPLNYIIELYSINNLESSDLFNKLTHLESKKDYNDLITITLTEFNNITSTFNLTNRESPEISIFYLKYRSKIFNFSFKFISLLFETIKENEKSFTTDNDIIGKLLSKLFQLYGQEFDSSLYFELLYKIYLNSREIFKEILANYDLFSTKLKIFNELKLKDINFFDINEIMKLDEIPNTTEQDYNDIDEKEDDTNVKRYMEMTMVNPFQKSQSNATDKRTPSTSSVIHNSPTGEDEKDVDDNSNDENVQQHTENNNRLYEMTKIVSVYQTANNIRLSETETETVDLDNDKDISLSDIFNKNEKGDENEHTVKFSTDPPKIINTVDEKKSNVEGSFHREILTEQDPNVCPTPTVIESVAERKKSTLSSSSKKDSTKKAIAFEKVNIGQHDMPSLGMNSQEKMEFSHLGQEMQENALVSPIKIISNESTFKLENSLLNQFVPDSLIHYEVADTISHPTNDFNDFQYYFKHMLKSINRIKSGSFTMKHLNYLIEPLISFGHDQQLKNWLDKENGYNELLDLCCMLLQSTDETPSIPVRLGCKSMVLLFCLIKVSSNLENPQLIFSSKIADVWNEIVLLINNISDYNNEIYLLSQELRDELLVLGFFNSKSITRILSILVMEINEQNPGIKETFLMETLSRTLQTQYNSNNFLAFKKQQLTEIIQTMSYFTETTNTNWRYQSTKVLSYILRILKSSNHDETDIFQMFTCLEKKTFKLVNILSSQ; from the coding sequence ATGAGCGTAAATGAAATACAAAACGATTTCCAATCATTATTCTCCATATTCAACGATGATTCAATATCAATagattcaaaaatatcaacaTTGACCAAGTTTAAAGGTCATGTTAAGAAAGAACTAGTCAATATACCACTAATACCATCATTTTTCGAcactttattattaataccggagaaatattcaaatttaatcaATCTGATAACGTTATCTCATTCATCATTATGCTATTTGATTAAGAGAGTAGCTGTGCAATCTCCTTCCAACTTCGATAGAATAACAGTGGGGAgattaataaatcatctaattaataatttaccAAATATAATCTCCAAATTAAACAACACTAATGGTAActtagaaaaaaaattctgGCTATTATCGATAAAAGCCCTAGAGACAATTTATCTAGTTACCCCATTATTCTTAGAGGATTATTTACAGAAATTATTGGTGGATTACCAGAACaatattaaattgatattgttaaccattgatgaattgataaagataaatttaaaaaacaacaaaaacCCAATTTTTACTTTACAAATCTTTATCCCATTCTTTATTAAACTACTGAATAATCCTCAACAAGATCCACAATCTCATTTAATTGCTGAATTAATAAGTGAtatcttgaaaaaatatttaaatgaGCAATCCATAATGGATTTCATAAATCAACTGACCAAGAATGATATCAAAACTATCGTGACACAGAATTGCAtgatatcatcatcttccacCTCCAATACCACCAATAATCAACACTCATCTCAAGGCATTAACGATATAGATATAACCGAAACATcatcaaatcaaatatttgataaagaCTACGAATTAAACataatattaaatgattCTCAATCACCACAATCTTCAACGATATCCAACCCTAACAATAAACTTCATCCACATCCTcataacaacaattattataattCCATGGATCAATTGCATTCTGACTTGAATAATCTATTAATACCATTCCAAGGTATTAAGGAAACGGAacaaaattggaaacaaagACAATCaaatataattgaaatGAGATCCAAAATCTTTcatattgataataaaatatttcaagacGATGCAAATTTATCACAATTGATTAATATCTTAAGAGATACAAACTTTTTAGATTGTATATCAAAGACAATCCTATCGTTAAGAACAACCctttcattaaattcctgccaattattaaaagacattataatattatgtaatgataaattatcattacAAATGATTGATCAGATATTTATCATACTGAAAAATCTTCTTTCATCAACtaagaaaatttcttcacaAATGTCATTCCACTGTCTCATTATAATGTTAATTCATATTGAAAGCTTTCATAATAAActcttttccaattgctTCTCATTAATCAACGAGAAAAATGTCTTTCCCAGGATATGTTCTGCCACTTTATTAAGAATAATcttaattaaattcaacatccaatcatcaaaattggaaaacaaTTTGATTTACATTGAAGAATGGTTGAAAAAGGGAATATCAGATGCTCAAACGATAGTAAGAGAACCAATGAGAGTTACATTCTGGTACTACTATAAATGTTACCCAAATAATGCCAAGGATCTCTTGAATAGTGCCTTTTCCgcacaattgaaaaaatcaataGAATTATCAATACCAAATCATTTACACTTGgattattccaaaatttcacaaaatcaaagaaatgtCTCATCACACTTCAATTCCATCAATGGCTCAAGAAGATCAAGTATTAATCATAACAAcagaaataaaaatttccCAAGCTATGCAAAACCAACACAAgcatcaaaatcatcatctcTAAAcaccaataataatcaaagaaattcGAAAATTAGATCCACAAGTGAGTTTCTACTACGAGaacacaacaacaacagcagcaacagcaacagcaataatattcataattCTGACCTACACACTAGTCTCAAGGACCAAAATGGTAATTCTAATTTGAAGAGAAAAGTAAGTGCTCCTCCAATGTCGTTGACCAATAATGGATCTGTAGCGAAAAAACGTCATCTATCAAATCCGTATTCAGCAGAGAAGGATTTTGAACTTCACCGTGAAGACCCAAATCATCTTGATCTCACAGATGAAGTATCTAATAATCATTCAAATACATTAATAAAGAAGTATTTGAATGAGGAGAAGGAGGATTCCAATAATACAAACACAATTAACATGAGAGATGACGAAATaatatatgaaaaattacaaaacCTTTCCACAACCAAGAATGCCATTGAAATCTTACAGAATACCTTACTGGATGAGAAGAAAGAcattctcttcaattttgataaaatattaCCTTCATTGCGTAATGcaatgttgaaaaatccctttcaattgaaaaatttattaacCATTGCAAGATTTATCAACGTCTTTCCTCTAAATTACATcattgaattatattcTATAAACAATTTAGAGTCTTCCGATTTGTTTAACAAACTAACACACTTGGAAAGCAAGAAAGATTATAACGATTTGATAACTATAACATTAACAGAATTTAACAACATAACATCAACTTTCAATCTTACTAACCGGGAGTCTCCCgaaatatcaatattttatttgaaatatagGTCCaagatcttcaatttctccttcaaatttatttctttgcTATTTGAAACCATCAAGGAAAATGAGAAATCCTTTACCACAGATAATGACATTATTGGTAAGTTACTTTCTAAACTCTTCCAACTGTATGGCcaagaatttgattcttctctttattttgaattgcTATACAAGATATATTTGAACAGTAGagaaatcttcaaagagATATTGGCGAATTATGACTTATTTTCAactaaattgaaaatattcaatgaattgaagttgaaagatattaacTTCTTtgacattaatgaaattatgaAACTAGATGAAATACCAAATACAACGGAACAAGATTACAATGATATagatgaaaaggaagacGATACTAACGTTAAGCGGTATATGGAAATGACAATGGTCAACCCCTTCCAGAAATCTCAAAGCAATGCCACAGATAAACGAACTCCAAGTACAAGCAGTGTTATTCATAATTCGCCAACCGGAGAGGACGAGAAGGACGTCGATGATAATAGTAATGATGAGAATGTTCAACAGCATACAGAGAATAATAACAGATTATATGAAATGACCAAGATAGTAAGTGTGTATCAAACTGCGAACAATATTCGATTATCTGAAACAGAAACAGAAACTGTAGACCTAGATAACGATAAAGATATCAGTTTAAgtgatattttcaataagaatgaaaagGGTGATGAGAACGAGCATACAGTTAAATTTAGTACCGATCCtccaaaaattattaatactgtggatgaaaagaaatcaaaCGTGGAAGGATCATTTCATAGAGAAATTCTCACAGAGCAGGATCCAAACGTTTGTCCTACCCCTACCGTTATTGAGTCCGTTGCTGAGAGAAAAAAATCAACAttatcatcgtcatcaaaAAAAGATTCTACCAAGAAGGCAATTGCTTTTGAGAAGGTGAATATTGGACAGCACGATATGCCTTCCTTAGGTATGAACTCtcaagaaaaaatggaGTTTTCACACTTAGGTCAAGAAATGCAAGAGAATGCATTGGTATCTCCcataaaaataatttcaaatgaatcaacatttaaattagaaaattcCTTGCTAAATCAATTTGTTCCTGattcattaattcattatgaAGTAGCTGATACCATAAGCCACCCAACAAACGATTTTAATGACTTCCAATATTACTTTAAGCACATGctaaaatcaattaatagAATTAAGAGCGGCTCCTTTACAATGAAACATCTGAACTACCTCATTGAGCCTTTAATTTCCTTCGGTCATGATcaacaattaaaaaattggtTAGATAAAGAGAATGGATACAACGAATTACTTGACTTATGTTGCATGCTTTTACAGTCTACAGATGAAACACCATCAATACCTGTGAGATTAGGTTGTAAATCAATggttttattattttgtctAATTAAAGTTAGctccaatttggaaaatccTCAACTGATATTCTCAAGTAAAATAGCAGATGTATGGAATGAAATTGTTCTTCTGATTAATAACATATCAGACtacaataatgaaatttatttattatctcAGGAACTGCGAGACGAATTGTTAGTATTAggattcttcaattctaaaTCAATAACAAGAATACTAAGTATTTTAGTAATGGAGATAAATGAACAAAATCCAGGGATTAAAGAGACATTTTTGATGGAAACATTGTCTAGAACTTTGCAAACACAATACAATTCAAACAATTTTCTAGCGTTCAagaaacaacaattgactgaaataattcaaacaatGTCGTATTTTACTGAGACAACGAATACTAATTGGAGATACCAAAGTACAAAGGTTTTAAGCTACATACTACGAATTTTAAAATCAAGCAATCACGATGAGACAGATATATTCCAAATGTTTACTTGTTTGGAGAAGAAAACATTTAAATTGGTGAACATTTTATCATCGCAATGA
- the POL12 gene encoding DNA-directed DNA polymerase alpha subunit POL12 (ancestral locus Anc_3.322), translating into MSALDAKQFVTQFGPGVDKPEILAILLNLTKIHAINVEDLYIKWEQFSNSKHETQTEFTIKNLDQFKQFLQHQMEKQANAMSMNSASSNPSSNRKKLKALRPSNLSPSIFGMGLSSSPRTPTLKKRKLGITSSVTSSTEKSNLKLEFKDEPTAAIKSEIHEEEVPSRDSLDNSTESIANVSVKTETPVHMKQSVEAGKILNSLNPENMEVSSGLDLNAQDGKKIRISPFYDHKKYKFRTMRQNLLDASDVLDEQIEIFSKIIQKHFNLSPSQFSDPTIQSQSEIYAVGRVVPDSPNAEGRLNTESLALETSRVMGIGRRVRLDLKKVEELSMFSGQIVALKGKNANGEYFLVDEILPLPYPDAPVSTEEEISESQESLEAESMKVIITSGPYFAEDSINTDLLLDFVNRLNNDIKPHVLIMFGPFIDVTNPLIAKGSIPSFPNLKIQPKTLDEIFIKVITPILRTINPLIQVILIPCTRDAISKHASYPQDSFDRKYLQLPKNFKCFSNPSTFQLNEAFFGCSNIDIFKDLVETTKGGLTFSRDRFDRISEHILQQRRYYPLFPGKTREILASKEKKIYKHIAGADLEIPYLGLTEFVGNVAPDVMIFPSELPCFARVVQNVVIINPGRFIKHKGGRGTFAQLSIAKPDLNDGRLTKVDNDEPVYLHNVWKRARIDLST; encoded by the coding sequence ATGAGTGCATTGGATGCGAAACAGTTTGTTACACAGTTTGGACCTGGAGTAGATAAGCCCGAAATTTTAGCCATTTTACTCAACTTAACCAAAATCCATGCTATTAACGTAGAAGATCTATACATCAAGTGGGAACagttttccaattcaaagCATGAAACTCAAACTGAATTCacaataaaaaatttggatcaatttAAGCAATTCTTACAACATCAAATGGAAAAGCAAGCCAATGCAATGTCAATGAACAGTGCCTCATCAAatccatcttcaaatcGTAAGAAACTCAAAGCTTTAAGACCTTCGAATTTAAGTCcatcaatatttggaatggGGCTGAGCAGCAGTCCCCGGACTCCAACTTTAAAGAAACGTAAGCTTGGCATTACAAGTAGTGTAACAAGTAGTACTGAGAAGAGTAATTTGAAACTAGAATTCAAGGACGAACCAACTGCTGCCATCAAGTCAGAAATCCATGAGGAAGAAGTGCCTTCTCGTGACTCACTTGACAACTCTACTGAATCGATTGCAAATGTTTCAGTTAAAACTGAAACCCCTGTACATATGAAACAAAGTGTTGAAGCAGGTaagattttaaattctCTTAATCCCGAGAATATGGAAGTATCAAGTGGTCTCGATCTTAATGCTCAAGATGGAAAGAAGATTAGGATTTCTCCATTTTACGAtcataaaaaatataaatttaGGACTATGAGACAAAACTTGCTGGATGCATCCGACGTTCTCgatgaacaaattgaaatattttctaaGATAATCCAGAAacattttaatttatcaccATCTCAGTTTAGCGATCCAACCATACAATCACAATCCGAAATATACGCGGTTGGTAGAGTTGTACCAGATAGTCCCAATGCAGAAGGCCGTTTGAATACTGAATCGTTAGCGTTGGAGACTTCACGGGTTATGGGTATCGGTCGAAGAGTAAGACTCGATTTAAAGAAAGTTGAAGAACTATCAATGTTTAGTGGCCAGATTGTAGCTTTGAAAGGTAAAAATGCTAATGGTGAATATTTCCTTGTTGATGAAATACTTCCTCTACCATATCCTGACGCACCAGTTTCTACAGAGGAGGAGATAAGTGAGTCCCAGGAAAGCTTAGAAGCGGAATCTATGAAAGTGATAATCACAAGTGGTCCATACTTTGCAGAGGATAGTATAAATACAGATCTTTTACTTGACTTTGTTAATCGGCTTAACAATGATATCAAACCACATGTTCTGATAATGTTTGGCCCGTTTATTGATGTTACAAATCCTCTCATAGCTAAAGGAAGCATCCCAAGCTTTCCTAATTTAAAGATTCAACCAAAAACAttagatgaaatttttataaAGGTTATTACGCCAATTTTAAGAACAATCAACCCACTTATTCAGGTGATTTTAATCCCATGCACAAGAGATGCAATATCTAAGCATGCCTCATACCCGCAGGATTCATTCGACAGAAAGTATTTGCAATTACCAAAGAATTTCAAGTGCTTCAGCAATCCATCTACatttcaattgaatgaagCATTCTTTGGTTGTTCAAATATTGACATATTTAAAGATCTTGTGGAGACAACGAAGGGTGGATTAACTTTTAGTAGAGATAGATTTGACAGGATTTCTGAACATATATTACAACAGCGTAGATATTATCCACTTTTTCCAGGGAAAACTAGAGAAATTCTTGcatcaaaagaaaaaaaaatctacAAACACATCGCTGGTGCAGATTTAGAGATCCCTTATTTGGGTTTAACAGAATTTGTTGGCAATGTTGCCCCAGACGTCATGATTTTCCCTAGTGAGCTCCCATGTTTCGCAAGGGTTGTTCAAAATGTAGTTATAATAAACCCTGGAAGATTCATAAAACATAAAGGTGGGAGGGGAACATTTGCACAACTTTCCATTGCTAAACCAGATTTGAATGATGGGAGGTTGACAAAAGTGGATAACGATGAGCCAGTATATCTTCATAATGTCTGGAAAAGAGCAAGAATAGACCTAAGTACATAA
- the NCAS0A10940 gene encoding uncharacterized protein (ancestral locus Anc_3.323), with protein MEETLHQLDPNYVICLKYSKENITILSKELFNLGTSILTRPGHSIDTVYAFIRTEDNDNEIHNESNDGEEQENRSDNDATLVETRELDLYETLDKFDFVKSIIPLYGAKTSKQLNHFLRQQIAPKNLISLPTDSDLKKLKTLMRNDGLIEYFGFFKNYTKSLELLLIFGFLIRTVCGSLSWEFNPYYTTFLIIWNLYFTASWIYKVEPDYTNKLRLNTTTSGVHDVLNTSFNSPKTVLLRKCSFIPVALLFVSFLVTFQCLCFVVDIFITQFYSGPLVIILTLLPTVLISAFTPVLTTVFNRNFVDKFISWENGPNPMKSKMEKNFILTFFINYTPLLITMFIYLPLGYKFTPELKKSLAGWCLYFHIPITSSLFRVDPTRYRTQFFYFIVTNQLILLATQNIVPILIEILLPKITGEANPESEQSKISINMKSKFPKDYELWRTVRSYNIGPWGNFDLTVNREKLVIQFGFLVMFSPIWPLSPFICYVLNHIIIKADMWRAIKKCKPFILQTGEKQYLEDSIKPQPTRSWNVTMLIVSLLGATISSITTIMYRHCFLPDVGVATEFEKTELWYRYPPIPYSWSTILVFAIFSEHLSVLVYFFFSRFFESTKQKLNKGYVPTKGEKIVIQGRLSHLVAETDKFMTEESLLINNGKVKNDANINSDSEVNRLAFLKKDITVENSKFDGKSNNKGSIGDDWAIITESNRENKPNILRLGDQATANHGKGVDMITASNNKVERRRSSISHHFAGATIPDTIPTSKNYHFGEKRYTMKAKSLKHNPDVSVDPTQSIISGIARREPSISTLAKDKAHRSEKNFIEGSISTKAASTALTGTNVSSIEPCPPGEHVRLPQKQRNEALEKNIMMNKIEGNMTEVPTSSTTKRKSQGPSSLRSLTHSIKKTVSGNDASKKKSSNEQSTLTKKKNGIFSKIRQKI; from the coding sequence atggaagaaacGTTACATCAGTTGGACCCAAATTACGTGATCTGCCTGAAGTACTCTAAAGAAAACATAACTATTCTATCAAAGGAGTTATTCAATCTTGGCACTTCAATCCTAACAAGGCCAGGGCATTCAATTGACACAGTGTATGCCTTCATAAGAACTgaagataatgataatgaaatacacaatgaatcaaatgatggtgaagaacaagagaaCCGATCAGATAATGATGCAACATTGGTTGAAACTAGAGAATTGGATTTATATGAAACTCTAGATAAATTTGACTTTGTCAAGTCAATTATACCATTATATGGTGCAAAGACATCGAAGCAACtaaatcattttctaaGACAACAGATTGCTCCTAAGAATCTCATCTCTTTACCTACGGATTCagatttaaaaaaattaaagacaCTAATGAGGAACGATGGGCTCATTGAGTATTTTggttttttcaaaaattataCAAAATCATTAGAACTATTACTAATTTTTGGTTTTCTTATAAGGACAGTTTGTGGGTCTCTTTCATGGGAATTCAATCCATATTATACCACCTTTCTAATCATATGGAATCTTTATTTCACTGCTTCCTGGATTTATAAAGTTGAGCCGGACTATACAAATAAACTTCGCTTAAATACAACGACATCAGGTGTACATGACGTATTAAATACATCATTTAATTCACCTAAGACGGTTCTCTTAAGGAAATGTAGTTTTATTCCTGTAGCGTTGCTTTTCGTTTCATTTCTCGTAACCTTTCAATGTCtttgttttgttgttgatattttcattacCCAATTTTATTCAGGTCCTTTAGTCATTATTCTAACTTTATTACCAACCGTTCTAATTTCTGCCTTTACTCCGGTCTTAACGACTGTTTTCAATAGGAATTTTGTTGACAAGTTTATCTCCTGGGAAAACGGTCCTAATCCAATGAAGTCAAAGATGGAAAAGAATTTTATATTGACTTTCTTTATAAATTATACCCCATTGTTAATAACCATGTTCATTTATTTGCCCTTAGGTTATAAATTTACTCCTGAATTAAAAAAGTCTTTAGCAGGGTGGTGTCTTTATTTCCACATCCCTATTACTTCCTCTCTTTTTAGAGTTGATCCAACTCGTTACAGAACTCAATTTTTCTACTTTATCGTCACAAATCAGCTGATATTGTTGGCTACTCAAAATATTGTACCAATTCTAATTGAGATATTACTTCCTAAGATTACAGGTGAGGCAAACCCAGAGTCAGAACaatcaaaaatttcaattaataTGAAGAGcaaatttccaaaagatTATGAGCTATGGAGAACTGTTAGATCTTACAATATAGGGCCATGGGGcaattttgatttaacaGTTAATCGTGAAAAGCTTGTCAttcaatttggatttttAGTAATGTTTTCACCAATTTGGCCACTTTCACCATTTATATGCTACGTGCTTAATCACATCATCATAAAGGCAGACATGTGGCGAGCTATCAAGAAATGCAAACCTTTTATACTTCAAACCGGAGAGAAGCAATACCTTGAAGATTCAATAAAACCACAACCTACAAGATCATGGAACGTGACAATGCTGATTGTATCCCTTCTAGGTGCTACAATTTCATCTATTACGACAATTATGTATAGACACTGTTTCTTACCTGATGTAGGAGTTGCAactgaatttgaaaaaactGAGCTTTGGTATAGGTATCCACCTATTCCGTATTCATGGTCTACAATATTGGTGTTTGCAATATTCTCGGAGCATCTTTCAGTTTTGGtctatttcttttttagCAGGTTTTTCGAAAGTACTAAGCAGAAGTTAAATAAAGGGTATGTACCTACTAAAGGAGAGAAAATAGTTATTCAAGGTCGCTTATCACACCTGGTAGCTGAAACAGACAAGTTTATGACTGAGGAAAGTTTACTCATTAATAACGGTAAAGTTAAGAACGATGCCAATATAAACTCTGACTCCGAGGTTAACAGATTAGCCTTCCtaaagaaagatattaCCGTCGAAAATAGTAAATTTGATGGGAAGAGCAATAATAAAGGATCAATTGGAGATGATTGGGCTATTATTACTGAATCCAACAGGGAAAATAAACCAAATATCTTGAGATTAGGTGACCAGGCTACCGCTAATCATGGTAAAGGTGTTGATATGATCACAGCTTCTAACAATAAGGTTGAAAGGCGTAGATCGTCAATATCCCATCATTTTGCTGGCGCCACGATCCCAGATACTATTCCAACATCTAAAAACTACCATTTCGGAGAAAAGAGGTACACGATGAAGGCCAAATCTCTAAAACACAATCCAGATGTTTCGGTTGATCCAACTCAATCCATAATTTCTGGTATTGCTCGTAGAGAACCATCTATTTCGACCTTAGCTAAAGATAAAGCTCATCGTTCAGAGAAGAATTTTATTGAAGGTAGCATAAGCACAAAAGCTGCCTCAACTGCCTTGACAGGAACAAATGTTTCCTCGATTGAACCCTGCCCACCTGGTGAACATGTAAGACTGCCACAGAAGCAACGGAATGAGGCTCTTGAAAAGAACATTATGATGAATAAAATCGAAGGCAATATGACGGAAGTTCCTACTTCTTCTACAACGAAAAGAAAATCACAGGGTCCCTCTTCACTCAGAAGCCTAACACACTCTATCAAAAAGACAGTAAGTGGCAATGATgcttcaaagaagaaatcttcaaacGAGCAATCTACATTAacaaaaaagaagaatggtATATTTAGTAAAATTAGACAAAAAATTTGA